The genomic segment GACGCCGGCTGGGTGCTCAACGGCAGCTCGAAGAGCAGCCGCGGCGGGGTGAAGCGCAGCGGCAGCTGATCGCCTTCCTCGGTGGTGATGGCGAAGTCCATGCCCGGCGCATCGGGGGCCACCTCCACCCGCTTCGGCACTACCTCGAAGGGCTTCTCGCCGTGCGCGATACGCAGGGCTGCAGGCGATAGCCCGCCCTGAGCTGGGATACGGAAGGTCAGGCTACCGCCAGCCACCTCGGTCTGGGTGTGCAGTCCTTCGACCAACGCGCACTCGTGGCGGAAGGACTCGTTGCGCGGTCCGCGCAGCCGAATGAGGTACTCCCCCACCCACGGCGACTCCCACGCAGAGGGATCGAAAATATCGAATACCCCGCCCTCGGCGGGAACCTCCAGAGGCTCGGCAGGGGCCACCTCCATGCCCTCCTCACCAATACCAGCAAAGGCGGAAACGGTGAGATACCAGGTTTCGGCCTGACCCGAGACCGTGGGCGGGAACTCCGCCAGCAAGGATTCCGAGTGCACGGGCAGCCCACTGGTGGTGCGCACGCAGGCGGCGGCCGGCGAGGGATCTCGGAAGATCACGCGCTGGCGGGCATCCACGCAGCGTACGTTCTGCTCGCCGGCCTCGCCACGATCGATCTTCAAGCTCGCAGCCTCGGAGGTGTCGACGCGCACGCACTGCCATTTATCCCATCCCTCGACAGCGACGGTGTCGATGATTGGCAGCTCGCGCCCGGCGACCACGTCCACTACCTGGGCGTCATTCGGGCACACCACGCACAGCTCCGGGTAGTGCAGCGAGGCCTTGTCGGTGACATTCGCCCCCTTCGGGGTGAAGATCAGGGCCGGATCATCGGAGGCGACCACCGGTACCACCCAGTTCAAGGCGGTGGTGACATCGTGTACGTTGATCTCGCGGGTCTGATGCTCCACCGCAATGTCGAGCGCCTCAGAATAGGGGCGCTGCTCGCCCCAAGGGCGCCCCGTGCGATAGACGGTGGTGGTGCCGTCGACCGACACCCGCCACTGGATTTCCTCGTTGGGCTGGTTCACCACTTTCTGCTCCGGCAGACGCAGACACACCTTGCGGCGGGCGGCGTTCCACACGATGCGCGGCCGCAGCTCCCGGGTGCCCACGCCCACAGCATGCTGGCGATCCTCGGTGCCCACGGGGCGCTCTCGAAGTTCTGCGATCACATGCTCTGCCACCGGCTGCGGCATTGCCGGGTGGGGCCACTCCTCGCTGCGCACCCGCCAGGTCGCCCCTTGAGAGGCGGTGAACTGGCGGAAAGCCTCGACCGATGCGAGCACGTCGCTGAGCAGCTCGGGTGCCGCCTGGGCCACCGCGGCGGTCACGTCCAGCTCCTCGGACTCCGCCAGTGCAGCTACATCCACTGCGCCATCGTGGGCGTCAAGGAGCTCTAGCAATCCAGGGATCTCGGCGGCGGTGACACCCACATGCGCAGCCAGCACCAGCACCGGGGTGTCGGCCATGCCCTCGGGCACGGCCGTGTCGGTGGCGGCAATCACCCGGCGCGCCGCGGCATCGGCTGCACTGACCATCTCTGCGGTCGTGGGCAATGCCATGCCGGAGAGATATTCGATGAAGAAGCTCTCTACATCGATCATCTTGGAGGCGCGGTTGAGCAGGGTGGCCAGCGCCAGGTTCGGGGAGGAGACCATCAGCTCCTCTAGCTGGGCACCATCTGCTAGCTGACGAGAGAGAAACGCCCCGTAGAAACGCTCGATGCGCTCCAGAGAATCCGAGCTCAAAGCCCGGATGGGAAAGGTGGGGGTGTGTTCGAACTCCTGCTTCATTTCCAGCTCGGTGCGGAATGCCCACCCGAGTAGAAATTCCGTGGAGGAGGAATCGGCGGCTGTGTTGGTCCTGCTACCGGCGCCGGTGCTCATGAGTTGGTGTGGTCCCCTTCTACTGCTGTGTTCATATACTGTGCGGTATTTACACGCAGCGCGTGGCATTGTCCGCGCTAAGAGTCTTAGCGTAGTCCACCGCCGTGGGCGCTTCAGCACGGCTCCCGCTTGCCCGTGTGGCAGGCTCGCTCACCGCGGCTACTCGGTGGGTTGGGCGACCGCGGGGTCAACGCTGCGTGGCTCGCTGTGCGGGCTCATGCGCTGCGACAGCACCTGGGTGACACCATCGCCGCGCATGGTCACGCCATAGAGCACGTTGGCGATATCCATGGTGGGTTTTTGGTGGGTGATCACGATCAGCTGCGAGGTTTCACGCAAGTCTTCGAACAGCGCGATGAGGCGCCGGAGGTTGACGTCGTCAAGCGCAGCCTCGACCTCGTCCATGACATAGAAGGGCGAGGGGCGGGCTTTGAAGATCGCCACGAGCAGTGCCACCGCGGTGAGTGATTTCTCGCCGCCGGAGAGCAGCGAGAGTCGCTTGACGCGTTTGCCCGGCGGGCGGGCCTCCACATCGATGCCCGTGCCCAGCATGTCGGCGGGGTTGGTCAGCAGCAGCCGCCCCTCACCACCGGGAAAGAGGGTGGCAAATACCTTGGGAAACTCCGCCTCCACGTCTTTCCACGCCTCGGTGAACAGGGTGAGGATCTGATCATCCACCGAGTCGATCACATCTTCCAGATCGGTGCGGGCCTGCTCCACATCGTCCAGCTGCGAGCTGAGGTAATCGTAGCGCTCCTCCAAGGCCTTGTATTCCTCCAGCGCCAAGGGGTTGACCTTACCCAGCGCGGCCAGCTGTTTTTCGGCCTGCTTGAGCTCCCTAGTGGTGGCTGCACGATCGAAACTAGGCTCTGGGGCGTACTCGCTGCGCAGTATCTCAGCATCGAGCCCAGTTTGTTCGCTGAGCTTGGCGACGCTTTCCTCCAGCCGCACCCGCGCCGTGGACAAAGCCATCTCGGCCTCATGCCGAGCATCGCCGAGGCGAGTGGCATTCTGGGTGGCTGCCGATAGCTGATCGCGCACCCGGCGGGCGCTGCTTACCACGGACGCTTTGCGCTGTTCTAGTTCCTCACGCTGGGCGGCCACAGATTCCCGAGCCGCAGCTACCCGAGTGCTCATGCGCTCACTGAGCTGCGCCACAGCGGCGGCCACCCGAGTGTCGTGCTGACGCTTTTTCACTCGCGCCTCGTGCTGGGTGCGCTGCTGCTCAGCCTGCATGGCCTGGGACTTCAACGCCGCTGCCCGCCCGAGCGCAGCATTTTCCCGCTGCTCGAGTTGAGCAAGGCGCAGCCGAGCCTCGGTGTCCATAGAACGCAGCTGTTCCACGTGCGCAGCCAAGCTGTCCGTGTCGGAGGTGGAGATTTCTGCTGGGCTGTCTTCATCCTCAGCGGAGGCGAGAAGCTCCGAGACGGTGCGGTACTCCTCGCGTGCCTGCTCCACCTCAGTGGCGGCCCGATCCAGCTGCTCGAGGAGCCGTTGATGCTCCCGCTGCTGGTTGTCGGTAGCCTTAATCAACCGGTCCACCTCGGCCGCCTTGGTTTTATCCACGGCGTCGAACTCGCGCAGCGCAGCGGTGGTGGCGGCCACATTGACTCGGGCATCCTCCGCTGCCTTCTTGGTGCCGGATAGGGTGCCGGCCATGTCATCGCGGCGGCGCACAAGGCTGGCCAGACGAGCCTCGGTGTCACTGATTTGTTGGGCGATCTCCACACTGCTCGTGCCGATCGCTTCCCCATCACCGTGGCCACTTTCGGTGATGATCCAGCCATGCCCCATGACCGCCCCAGCGGGGGTGACTGCACGCAGCCGCGGATCGGCTTCCACCACGGCGCGCCCGGCGGCGCTATCTGGCACAATCACCACATCCACCAGCATCCGCGTCAGCGCCGAGGACACCTCCGGCGCAAGCTCTAGCTCATCGAGAAGCCAAGGATGCCCGCCGGTATCGGCATCAAGACGCCACGGCTCGGAGGTACCGGTAGCAATAAAGGCCGTCGCTTCCGTGTTGTCCTCGGCCAACCGAGACTGCAGCTGGGCATCGGGCAGCGCGCCCACCCAAGCCTCAGCGTGGGTGCCGAGGGCTGCCGCCAGCGCCGGGGCATAGGCGGTATCGACTCGCACGTGCTCAGCAAGCTGGCTGTAATCGGCGGCAACATCCTTGGCCAGTGAGGCCCGCGGACGCTGCTGGCGCAGCACCTCCACCTTGGATTCAAGCCGAGAGATCGCTACATCCAGCTCGCGGTGCTCGGCGCTGACCTCCTCAAGGCGCTGCTCCGCCGCTTCGGCTTCGCTGCGGGCGTGGCGGGCATCATCAACCAGCGGGGCGCGCTGCGCGGTGGTGCTTTGCAGCGTCTTTTTCGCCTGCGCCAGTTGCCCTTCAAGTTCGTGCAGGCTGGCACCGGCCTGGCGCACCTGCTCCTGCCGTTCGGCTACGCGCCGTTCGGCGGCAGCAATGGTCTTTTCCGCGCTATCGACGCGCTCTCCCAGCCGGGCCACCCCAGCCTGGTGATCAGCGATCGCTGCGATGCGCCGGCGATGTTCACGCTCTGCCCGCTCGTAGTTCTCCCGCGCCGTGTCCAGCTCAGCGGAGACCTCCTCCAACTGGGCTGCAGCCATCTCCTTTTCTTCCGAGAGCTCATACGCCTCTTCCTCTGCCAGCTCGGCCTTCTCCCGCAGCTGGGCCGCATCAGGGCCCTGATAGGCCTCCTCCGCCGCGCGGCTGGTGCGTTCCCGCGCGATACGAAGGGTGGCATCCACCCGCTCGGCGAGGGAGGACAGCTCGAACCACAGATTGTGCGCCTGCTCCAGCTGCGGGGTGACCTCCTCCACTGCGGCCTCCCAATCGGCGGCGCTGGCCTGCAGCTCGTCGAGCTCCGCGCGGGCGCGGGCATGCGCATCGATGGCTCGGCGATGCTGCAGCTCGGCATCAGCGCAGGCGCCGTCACGACGGGTAAGGGTATCGCCGGCCAGCAGGAGACGATTGTGGCGCACGCGGGCCTGCACGGAGGCGGCCTTTTGTGCTGCCTCCGCTTGACGGGCCAAGGGAGTGAGTTGCTTACCCAGTTCGTCTGTGAGGTCACGCAAACGATCTAGGTTTGCTTGCATCCCTACGAGCTTGCGCTGCGCTTTTTCTTTGCGTCGGCGGTGCTTGAGCACGCCAGCGGCTTCTTCAATATAGGAACGCCGCTCCTCAGGCCGAGATTCCAAGATTTCAGCGAGCTTGCCTTGGCCGACAATGATGTGCATTTCCTTGCCAATGCCGGAATCGCTGAGCAGCTCTTGGATATCCATCAACCGGGCGCGAGAGCCGTTGATTTCGTATTCGGAGGCGCCGTCGCGAAACATGCGGCGGGTGATGGAGACTTCGGTGTAGTCGATCGAAATCGCCCCATCGGAGTTATCGATCGTGAGCGTTACCTCGGCGCGGCCCAGTGGTTTACGCCCACCCGCCCCAGCGAAGATGACATCATCCATCTTTCCGCCGCGCAGGCTTTTGGCGCCCTGCTCACCCATCACCCAGGCCAAAGCATCAACCACATTGGACTTGCCGGAGCCATTCGGGCCCACGACAGCACAAATGCCGGGCTCGAATTTCATGGTGGTAGCGCTGGCGAAGGACTTAAACCCCTTCATAGTCAGCGACTTCAAATACACCTTGAATTCCTCCCGGCATGGCCCACCCCACGCAGGCGCGGGCTGGGTCTATGTGCGTTGATCACCGCACAGATTTTAGCTGGTGTGAAAACCACTCGCCCCGCGCGGGTCGGTGTACTGCGGGATCACCGTCTCCACCGAGCCTGGCCGAGTGTGGGTGCTCGGTTGCTCGCTGAGCCGCTGCAGTAACTCGGCCACGGCCTGCCGGGAACCTTCAGCCACCACACACACTCGACCATCCACCATGTTCTTCGCATACCCGGCGATGTCGAGTTCTTTGGCTTGTTGCAGTGTCCACCAGCGAAATCCCACGCCTTGAACGTGTCCATGCACCCAGGCGGTCATCCTGACCTGCCCCGTGTCCGCCATGTTTTCAGGCGAAGGTTCGGGCTGATTCCTCTGTTGTGCAGGCTCTGAAGTGCGGCCGCTCATGTCTTAGAAATCCTTTGCTTTTCTTCCCGCCACGTCAGCGGATCGGAGCCATCCCAGCACTCCATGCCATCCCAGCCGCGCAGCCCAGGAACATCATCGCGGTGGAACACCGGATTGTGCCCCTTGGCCCGCTGTTCGGAAAAGTTCTTCAGCACAGCCACAGCCACCCCGCCGAGCGGGATGATCACGATCAAGTTGATCGTGGCCATGATGCCAGAGAACACATCGGCCAGCGACCACACCAGCGGCACCGTGCCCAGAGCACCGCCGAATACGCACAGGCCCACCAGCACTCGGTAGATGGTTAGCGCGCTGCGCGAGCGAGTGAGGAACTCGATATTGGACTGGCCATAGTAGTAGTTACCGATCACCGAGGAGAACGCCAAGAAGATAATGACCACGGTGAGGAAGTGAATGCCCCACGCGCCGACGGTGGAGGCCAGCGCGGTTTGGGTGAGCTCGATACCGCCATCGCTGGAGACATAATCGCCGTGGGCGAGCAGAATGATGAAGGCGGTGATGGTGCACACCACGAGGGTGTCAAAGTAAACGCCCAGGGTCTGGATCAGACCCTGCTTGGCTGGGTGCGAGACGCTGGCGGTGGCGGCGGCGTTGGGCACCGAACCCATACCGGCCTCGTTAGAAAACAGCCCGCGCTGTACACCCTTCATGATCACCGCACCCAAGGTGGCGCCGGCGAACTCGCGGATGCCGAAAGCATTGAGCACAATGTCTTCCAGCATGCGCGGCACCTCGGTGATGTTGAGAGCCACCACGATGAAACCGATGAGAATGTAGGCCACGGCGATAATCGGCACAACCACCTGGGTGAAACCGCCGATGCGGCGAATACCGCCAAAGATCACCACATAGGTGGCCACGGCCATCAGGGCACCAATGATCATCTTGGTGGTCGTGGTGTCCATATCAAAGGACAGGCTCACGGCAGCCGCAATGGAATTGGACTGCACCGCGTTGAACACGAACCCGTACGTGGCCACAATGGCAAACACGTACACCAGCGCTAGCCAGCGGGCGTTGAAGGCCTTCGTGATGTAGTAGGCCGGACCACCGCGGTAGGAATCCTCATCGCGCACCTTATATACCTGCGCCAAGGTGGACTCTACGAAGGCGGTGGCTCCACCGAGCAGCGCAAACAGCCACATCCAAAACACCGCGCCCGGCCCGCCGGTGGCGATCGCGATGGCCACGCCCACCACATTGCCGGTGCCTACGCGCGAGGCTGCGGAAATGGTGAAGGCCTTAAAGGCCGATACACCCTGTTTTCCCTCCGAGATATCAGAGGGCTTCTCGGTGATGGACTTGAACATCTCCGGCACGTAGCGAAGCTGCACCACTGCGGTGCGGACACCGAAGTACACGCCGGCGAACACGAGAAGGGCGATGACGAGGTACCAGAAGTACTCATTAAAAGCGTCAATCGCAGCAGTTAAGGATTCCATGAGGAAAAATATACCGCCGTACACGGACACGACCTAAAGTAACGCGGCTCACTCACGTGATCAGTGCTGGCAGCGGGCACAAAAATAGGTAGAGCGCCCCACCACGGTCCGCCGCTGTATCGGGGTACCGCAGCGCGCGCAGGGCCGTCCGGCCTGACCATAGGCATTGAGCGAACGCGAGAAATAGCCCGAGCTGCCATTGACGTTCACGTAGAGATCATCGAAGCTGGTTCCACCCTGGGCTAGGGCGCGGGTCATCACCTGCTGCCCTTCCTCTAACAGGGTGAGCAGCCGCGCCGCGCTGATGCGTGCCGCCG from the Corynebacterium ciconiae DSM 44920 genome contains:
- the smc gene encoding chromosome segregation protein SMC translates to MYLKSLTMKGFKSFASATTMKFEPGICAVVGPNGSGKSNVVDALAWVMGEQGAKSLRGGKMDDVIFAGAGGRKPLGRAEVTLTIDNSDGAISIDYTEVSITRRMFRDGASEYEINGSRARLMDIQELLSDSGIGKEMHIIVGQGKLAEILESRPEERRSYIEEAAGVLKHRRRKEKAQRKLVGMQANLDRLRDLTDELGKQLTPLARQAEAAQKAASVQARVRHNRLLLAGDTLTRRDGACADAELQHRRAIDAHARARAELDELQASAADWEAAVEEVTPQLEQAHNLWFELSSLAERVDATLRIARERTSRAAEEAYQGPDAAQLREKAELAEEEAYELSEEKEMAAAQLEEVSAELDTARENYERAEREHRRRIAAIADHQAGVARLGERVDSAEKTIAAAERRVAERQEQVRQAGASLHELEGQLAQAKKTLQSTTAQRAPLVDDARHARSEAEAAEQRLEEVSAEHRELDVAISRLESKVEVLRQQRPRASLAKDVAADYSQLAEHVRVDTAYAPALAAALGTHAEAWVGALPDAQLQSRLAEDNTEATAFIATGTSEPWRLDADTGGHPWLLDELELAPEVSSALTRMLVDVVIVPDSAAGRAVVEADPRLRAVTPAGAVMGHGWIITESGHGDGEAIGTSSVEIAQQISDTEARLASLVRRRDDMAGTLSGTKKAAEDARVNVAATTAALREFDAVDKTKAAEVDRLIKATDNQQREHQRLLEQLDRAATEVEQAREEYRTVSELLASAEDEDSPAEISTSDTDSLAAHVEQLRSMDTEARLRLAQLEQRENAALGRAAALKSQAMQAEQQRTQHEARVKKRQHDTRVAAAVAQLSERMSTRVAAARESVAAQREELEQRKASVVSSARRVRDQLSAATQNATRLGDARHEAEMALSTARVRLEESVAKLSEQTGLDAEILRSEYAPEPSFDRAATTRELKQAEKQLAALGKVNPLALEEYKALEERYDYLSSQLDDVEQARTDLEDVIDSVDDQILTLFTEAWKDVEAEFPKVFATLFPGGEGRLLLTNPADMLGTGIDVEARPPGKRVKRLSLLSGGEKSLTAVALLVAIFKARPSPFYVMDEVEAALDDVNLRRLIALFEDLRETSQLIVITHQKPTMDIANVLYGVTMRGDGVTQVLSQRMSPHSEPRSVDPAVAQPTE
- a CDS encoding acylphosphatase — encoded protein: MADTGQVRMTAWVHGHVQGVGFRWWTLQQAKELDIAGYAKNMVDGRVCVVAEGSRQAVAELLQRLSEQPSTHTRPGSVETVIPQYTDPRGASGFHTS
- a CDS encoding alanine/glycine:cation symporter family protein; this translates as MESLTAAIDAFNEYFWYLVIALLVFAGVYFGVRTAVVQLRYVPEMFKSITEKPSDISEGKQGVSAFKAFTISAASRVGTGNVVGVAIAIATGGPGAVFWMWLFALLGGATAFVESTLAQVYKVRDEDSYRGGPAYYITKAFNARWLALVYVFAIVATYGFVFNAVQSNSIAAAVSLSFDMDTTTTKMIIGALMAVATYVVIFGGIRRIGGFTQVVVPIIAVAYILIGFIVVALNITEVPRMLEDIVLNAFGIREFAGATLGAVIMKGVQRGLFSNEAGMGSVPNAAATASVSHPAKQGLIQTLGVYFDTLVVCTITAFIILLAHGDYVSSDGGIELTQTALASTVGAWGIHFLTVVIIFLAFSSVIGNYYYGQSNIEFLTRSRSALTIYRVLVGLCVFGGALGTVPLVWSLADVFSGIMATINLIVIIPLGGVAVAVLKNFSEQRAKGHNPVFHRDDVPGLRGWDGMECWDGSDPLTWREEKQRISKT